A window of the Acidimicrobiales bacterium genome harbors these coding sequences:
- a CDS encoding PfkB family carbohydrate kinase, with product MLGVLGDLIEDIVVTLGGPIQLASDTESRIVRRRGGSAANVAAAAASLGHRARFLGQVGDDAIGTALVAELAVAGVDTDAVRRGGSTGTIIVLVDEQGERSMLTDRRSCRDLDKPDPAWLDGITTLHVPLYGLDGGALAATARTLTSWAREQTIAVSIDASSTALVDALGGRTATRGLITELAPDVLFANDDEATALGIDNAELAPLTVVKRGAAAALVYRPGVATVEVPTAPLPALTDSTGAGDAFAAGFLTADWRMDPIGATDAGHRAAAALLTER from the coding sequence GTGTTGGGGGTACTGGGCGATCTGATCGAAGACATCGTGGTCACGCTCGGCGGCCCGATCCAGCTGGCGTCCGACACCGAGTCGCGCATCGTGCGGCGCCGGGGTGGCAGCGCCGCCAACGTTGCGGCAGCGGCGGCATCACTCGGTCACCGGGCACGGTTCCTCGGCCAGGTCGGCGACGATGCCATCGGCACGGCGCTGGTCGCCGAGCTCGCCGTCGCCGGGGTCGACACCGATGCGGTGCGACGCGGCGGGAGCACCGGCACGATCATCGTGCTCGTCGACGAGCAAGGCGAGCGTTCGATGCTCACCGACCGTCGATCCTGCCGCGACCTCGATAAGCCCGACCCGGCATGGCTCGACGGCATCACCACACTGCATGTCCCGCTGTATGGACTCGACGGTGGCGCACTCGCAGCGACCGCTCGCACGCTGACCTCGTGGGCCCGTGAGCAGACGATTGCCGTTTCGATCGACGCCTCATCGACGGCCTTGGTCGACGCGCTGGGCGGCAGGACAGCGACTCGTGGACTGATCACCGAACTCGCACCCGACGTGTTGTTCGCCAACGACGACGAAGCGACTGCCCTCGGCATCGACAATGCCGAGCTGGCGCCGCTCACCGTCGTCAAACGTGGAGCAGCAGCCGCGCTCGTCTACCGACCAGGCGTCGCCACCGTCGAGGTACCGACGGCCCCACTACCGGCCTTGACCGATTCCACGGGTGCGGGTGACGCCTTCGCTGCCGGCTTCCTCACCGCCGACTGGCGCATGGATCCCATCGGAGCGACCGACGCCGGGCATCGTGCCGCCGCAGCGCTACTGACGGAACGCTGA
- a CDS encoding biotin-dependent carboxyltransferase family protein, producing MTEARLRVDRVGPHVSFQDAGRFRQMRFGVPASGPMDRLSHAAANVVLGNERNATAIEVSVAGLTLTCDLGPVAVAVVGGEFVVRHRAGGRHHQHEVDSWTVVGLRTGDELSIHAGTSGSWTYAAFAGHLEAPAWLGHTATHSISGLGGGQLGVGQILTVAGPRLDARRLGPVPQPDLSAPRGQARVVMGPQDHHFQPSAVTTFESAEYRLSDAYDRMGVRLIGPPLELRDSLSIPSEPIVRGSIQVAGDGVPTLLLADHQTTGGYPKIATVIASDLDEVAQRRPGDAISFTPVTPGEAIDIARRRAADVATYLERLAGPGRTLTHRLMHENLIGSVPTPDDE from the coding sequence ATGACCGAGGCTCGGCTCCGTGTGGACCGGGTCGGACCGCACGTGTCGTTCCAGGACGCCGGACGTTTCCGGCAGATGCGTTTCGGCGTGCCGGCGTCGGGTCCGATGGACCGCCTCTCCCATGCGGCCGCAAACGTGGTGCTCGGCAACGAGCGCAACGCCACCGCGATCGAGGTGTCCGTCGCTGGTCTGACACTGACGTGCGATCTCGGGCCCGTTGCCGTTGCGGTGGTCGGTGGCGAGTTCGTTGTCCGGCACCGAGCTGGCGGGCGGCACCATCAGCACGAGGTCGACTCGTGGACCGTGGTCGGGTTGCGGACCGGTGATGAGCTGTCGATCCACGCCGGCACGAGCGGAAGCTGGACGTACGCGGCCTTCGCCGGGCACCTGGAAGCACCGGCGTGGCTCGGCCACACGGCGACGCATTCGATCTCAGGACTCGGCGGTGGGCAGCTGGGTGTGGGCCAGATCCTCACCGTGGCCGGTCCTCGGCTCGATGCGCGTCGGCTCGGGCCGGTGCCGCAACCGGACCTCTCGGCGCCACGCGGTCAGGCACGAGTCGTGATGGGCCCTCAGGACCACCACTTCCAACCCTCCGCCGTCACCACGTTCGAATCGGCCGAGTACCGCCTCAGTGATGCCTACGACCGAATGGGGGTGCGCCTGATCGGTCCTCCGCTCGAGCTGCGCGACTCGCTCTCGATTCCGTCAGAGCCGATCGTGCGTGGCTCGATCCAGGTGGCCGGCGACGGTGTCCCCACCCTGTTGCTCGCCGATCACCAGACCACCGGCGGCTACCCGAAGATCGCAACCGTCATAGCGAGCGACCTCGACGAGGTGGCGCAGCGGCGGCCGGGTGATGCGATCTCCTTCACACCTGTGACCCCGGGCGAGGCCATCGACATCGCCCGTCGTCGAGCCGCCGACGTTGCAACCTACCTCGAACGCCTTGCCGGACCGGGACGGACGCTGACGCACCGACTCATGCACGAGAACCTCATCGGTTCGGTGCCGACGCCCGACGATGAGTAG
- a CDS encoding allophanate hydrolase subunit 1, whose product MTTPTFTAIADHALLVEFATEISDRASHSVVALDRALEDQPPAGLLEVVPAFVNLLIDFDPLATDHDALTHAVLALLANEDAHTTEPTVHRVPICYDPSLALDLSTVAAATGRSTEAVIEAHLAGEYRVAMYGFAPGYAYMAGVPEPIQVPRKQAAVRGIAAGSVIIAGPQCLITTLDMPTGWSVIGRSPTRVLRPDHADPFLFAPGDRVVFERVDLASYNRLEAAAIGTASHTS is encoded by the coding sequence GTGACCACGCCGACCTTCACGGCCATCGCCGACCACGCGTTGCTGGTCGAGTTCGCGACCGAGATCAGCGACCGTGCGAGCCATTCGGTCGTCGCGCTCGATCGAGCACTCGAAGATCAACCGCCGGCCGGACTCCTCGAGGTCGTCCCGGCGTTCGTCAATCTCCTGATCGACTTCGACCCGCTCGCCACCGATCACGATGCGCTCACCCACGCGGTGCTCGCCCTGTTGGCGAACGAGGATGCGCACACCACCGAACCCACCGTGCATCGGGTGCCGATCTGTTACGACCCGAGCCTTGCGCTCGACCTCTCGACGGTGGCCGCCGCCACCGGGCGCAGCACCGAGGCCGTGATCGAGGCCCACCTCGCCGGCGAGTACCGAGTGGCGATGTACGGGTTCGCTCCCGGCTACGCCTACATGGCGGGGGTGCCCGAGCCGATCCAGGTTCCGCGCAAGCAGGCCGCCGTGCGCGGGATCGCCGCCGGCAGCGTGATCATCGCCGGACCGCAATGCCTGATCACCACGCTCGACATGCCGACCGGGTGGTCGGTGATCGGGCGCTCCCCCACCCGAGTCCTGCGGCCGGATCACGCTGATCCGTTCCTCTTCGCTCCGGGTGATCGCGTGGTGTTCGAGCGGGTCGACCTGGCGAGCTACAACCGCCTGGAGGCGGCCGCCATCGGCACTGCGAGCCACACGTCATGA
- a CDS encoding 5-oxoprolinase subunit PxpA, with product MARQIDLNSDLGEGFGPWPMGDDDAMLELVSSANIACGGHAGDPETMYRTLSVAAENGVVVGAHPGYYDREGFGRRVIPMSPAEVGRIVAAQVGALRAIAATVPVEVRYVKPHGALGNLAAADTDVSKAIVAALQSVDEQLAVLAISGTQLEHVARAEGVVVYSEVFADRAYLSSGQLVPRSQPGAVLHDAGEATERLLGFLETGLMPVVDGDPIPLEAHSICVHGDSPVAVEMTRRIRDTLTANGVELVGFATAR from the coding sequence ATGGCGAGACAGATCGATCTGAACTCCGATCTCGGCGAGGGATTCGGCCCGTGGCCGATGGGTGACGACGACGCCATGTTGGAGCTCGTGTCGAGCGCGAACATCGCCTGCGGTGGACATGCCGGCGACCCCGAGACGATGTACCGGACGCTCAGCGTTGCGGCCGAGAACGGTGTCGTGGTCGGCGCTCACCCCGGCTACTACGACCGGGAAGGATTCGGGCGACGTGTCATCCCGATGTCGCCAGCCGAAGTCGGCCGGATCGTCGCCGCCCAGGTGGGCGCCCTGCGGGCGATCGCCGCCACCGTGCCGGTCGAGGTCCGCTACGTCAAACCCCACGGGGCGCTGGGCAACCTGGCGGCGGCCGACACCGACGTGTCCAAAGCCATCGTGGCGGCGCTCCAGTCGGTCGACGAACAACTCGCCGTGTTGGCCATCTCGGGAACCCAACTCGAGCACGTGGCGCGGGCCGAGGGCGTGGTGGTCTACTCCGAGGTCTTCGCCGACCGGGCCTATCTGTCGTCCGGCCAGCTCGTGCCCCGTTCCCAGCCCGGTGCGGTGCTGCACGACGCCGGCGAAGCCACCGAACGACTGCTCGGCTTCCTCGAGACCGGACTGATGCCGGTGGTCGACGGCGACCCGATACCTCTCGAAGCACATTCGATCTGCGTCCACGGCGACAGCCCGGTCGCCGTCGAGATGACCCGGCGCATCCGCGACACCCTGACGGCGAACGGCGTCGAACTCGTCGGCTTCGCCACGGCGCGGTGA
- a CDS encoding MarR family transcriptional regulator, whose product MARGFTSGNDDDLIAAERDVQEAIGDLQIDFDSLAAVSNVFRVANLARYHMERTVLADHDLSFTAFTTLWVLWVWGEREARHLAAEAGITKGTLTGVVTTLERRGLVERRTHPNDKRLVLIAATDLGNATMADLFPTFNAEEARITDHLSTKQKKALASTLRSIVRTLEDRSDGAGG is encoded by the coding sequence ATGGCGAGAGGTTTCACGTCGGGGAACGACGACGATCTCATCGCCGCCGAGCGAGACGTTCAGGAGGCGATCGGCGATCTCCAGATCGATTTCGACTCGCTGGCCGCCGTGTCGAACGTCTTCCGGGTGGCCAACCTGGCCCGGTACCACATGGAACGGACCGTGCTCGCCGACCATGACCTGTCGTTCACCGCCTTCACCACGCTGTGGGTGCTCTGGGTATGGGGCGAACGAGAGGCCCGACATCTCGCCGCCGAAGCCGGCATCACCAAGGGGACCCTGACCGGCGTGGTCACGACTCTCGAACGTCGAGGACTCGTCGAGCGACGAACCCATCCGAACGACAAGCGCCTCGTCCTCATTGCTGCCACCGACCTGGGCAACGCCACGATGGCCGACCTCTTCCCCACCTTCAACGCCGAAGAAGCGCGCATCACCGACCACCTGTCGACCAAGCAGAAGAAGGCGCTGGCGTCGACGCTGCGGTCAATCGTGCGCACCCTCGAAGATCGATCCGACGGAGCTGGCGGGTAG
- a CDS encoding alpha/beta hydrolase, producing MTRAELDRALSPSATVERLDHYLWLYAEQSRMAPEALADVARIDVAYGPDERHRLDLFTSGEPGAPLVVFVHGGFWQALSKDSSSFAAPACREAGVHFAAISYRLGQTTGLAGIVNDVRLALEELGELADDAGFDPGRVVLVGHSAGAHLAAMVAATGGVDSLDIAGVSLIGGVFDLAPVQRSYVNDVMQLSDSDVAALSPVRLEPPSGVRVLVTYAELDTPEFQRQSEMLADRWGTDLEPPQPGLNHFNSPMDLADPASRLFRHTLALA from the coding sequence ATGACCAGGGCGGAGCTCGACCGAGCGCTCTCGCCGAGCGCGACGGTCGAACGTCTCGATCACTACCTCTGGCTGTACGCCGAGCAGAGCCGGATGGCCCCGGAGGCGCTCGCCGACGTCGCCCGAATCGACGTGGCCTACGGGCCCGATGAGCGGCATCGGCTCGACCTGTTCACCAGCGGTGAGCCGGGAGCACCGTTGGTCGTCTTCGTCCATGGTGGTTTCTGGCAGGCGCTGTCGAAAGACAGCTCGTCATTTGCCGCACCAGCTTGTCGAGAGGCGGGCGTGCACTTTGCCGCGATCAGCTATCGGCTCGGCCAGACCACCGGACTCGCCGGCATCGTCAACGACGTTCGCCTGGCGCTGGAAGAGCTGGGGGAGTTGGCCGACGACGCAGGGTTCGATCCGGGGCGAGTCGTGCTCGTCGGCCATTCGGCCGGCGCTCATCTGGCGGCGATGGTGGCCGCCACCGGCGGTGTCGATTCGCTCGACATCGCCGGAGTCTCCCTGATCGGCGGGGTCTTCGACCTCGCACCGGTTCAGCGCTCGTACGTCAACGACGTGATGCAGCTCAGCGACAGCGACGTGGCCGCACTCAGCCCCGTTCGGCTGGAACCGCCGTCCGGGGTGCGGGTGCTGGTCACCTATGCCGAGCTCGATACTCCCGAATTCCAGCGCCAGTCCGAGATGTTGGCCGATCGTTGGGGCACCGATCTGGAACCACCGCAGCCCGGGCTCAACCACTTCAATTCGCCGATGGACCTCGCGGATCCGGCCTCACGCCTCTTCCGCCACACGCTCGCACTGGCCTGA
- a CDS encoding aldehyde dehydrogenase family protein: protein MDHARQFYINGEWVEPKSTDTIDVINPTTEEVLETIAAGGVSDVNDAVAAAKAAFVTFSATSKEERVALLEKIIEVYKSRMGDIAAAVTAEMGAPSTLANRAQAPSGLGHFMSTLAALKDYEFEEQIGTTSVVSEPIGVCAFITPWNWPLNQIAAKVAPAIAAGCTMVLKPSEVAPLNALVFAEIMHEAGVPAGVFNLVNGDGLSVGVPLSSHPDVDMVSFTGSTRAGIEVAKNAAPTVKRVAQELGGKSANIILDDADIAATVSRDLFGMCMNTGQSCNAGSRMLVPADKMEEAIAVARTTAEGIPVGDPTAEGVAVGPVVSEAQFLKIQALIQKGIDEGATLVTGGIGRPDGIDKGYFVKPTVFANVTNDMTIAREEIFGPVISILAYDDEDQAVEIANDTEYGLSGYVSSADQERAKSVARRLRTGMVHLNGSPLDNKAPFGGYKQSGNGREFGAHGLKEFLEVKSIFGGNA, encoded by the coding sequence ATGGATCACGCACGTCAGTTCTACATCAACGGTGAGTGGGTCGAGCCCAAGTCGACCGACACCATCGATGTCATCAACCCCACCACCGAAGAAGTCCTCGAGACCATTGCCGCCGGCGGCGTGAGCGACGTCAACGACGCGGTCGCCGCAGCCAAGGCAGCGTTCGTCACCTTCTCGGCCACCTCGAAGGAGGAGCGAGTGGCGCTTCTCGAGAAGATCATCGAGGTCTACAAGTCCCGCATGGGCGACATCGCCGCGGCGGTCACCGCCGAGATGGGCGCCCCGTCCACCCTCGCCAACCGGGCCCAGGCTCCGTCGGGTCTCGGCCACTTCATGTCGACCCTTGCTGCGCTCAAGGACTACGAGTTCGAGGAGCAGATCGGCACCACCTCCGTCGTCTCCGAACCGATCGGCGTCTGCGCCTTCATCACCCCCTGGAACTGGCCGCTGAACCAGATCGCCGCCAAGGTGGCGCCCGCCATCGCCGCCGGTTGCACCATGGTGCTGAAGCCGTCCGAGGTCGCTCCGCTCAACGCCCTGGTCTTCGCCGAGATCATGCACGAGGCCGGTGTCCCCGCCGGCGTCTTCAACCTCGTCAACGGCGATGGCCTGTCGGTCGGTGTGCCGCTGTCGTCGCATCCCGATGTCGACATGGTGTCCTTCACCGGCTCGACCCGGGCCGGAATCGAGGTGGCGAAGAACGCAGCGCCGACCGTGAAGCGGGTGGCGCAGGAGCTCGGCGGCAAGTCCGCCAACATCATCCTCGACGACGCCGACATTGCCGCCACCGTCTCGCGTGACCTGTTCGGCATGTGCATGAACACCGGCCAGTCCTGCAACGCCGGCAGCCGCATGCTCGTGCCGGCCGACAAGATGGAAGAAGCCATCGCCGTGGCGAGGACGACCGCCGAGGGCATCCCGGTCGGTGACCCGACGGCCGAAGGCGTGGCCGTCGGCCCGGTGGTCTCCGAGGCCCAGTTCCTCAAGATCCAGGCCCTCATCCAGAAGGGCATCGACGAGGGCGCCACCCTCGTCACCGGCGGCATCGGTCGCCCCGACGGCATCGACAAGGGCTACTTCGTGAAGCCCACGGTCTTCGCCAACGTCACCAACGACATGACCATCGCTCGTGAGGAAATCTTCGGCCCGGTCATCTCGATCCTGGCCTACGACGACGAAGACCAGGCCGTCGAGATCGCCAACGACACCGAGTACGGCCTCTCGGGCTATGTGTCCTCGGCCGACCAGGAACGGGCCAAGTCCGTCGCTCGTCGCCTGCGCACCGGCATGGTGCACCTCAACGGCTCGCCGCTCGACAACAAGGCGCCGTTCGGTGGCTACAAGCAGTCGGGCAACGGTCGCGAGTTCGGCGCTCACGGCCTCAAGGAGTTCCTCGAGGTCAAGTCGATCTTCGGCGGCAACGCCTGA
- a CDS encoding alpha/beta fold hydrolase, whose protein sequence is MPARPHPFSTSRRSEIRPLRRMAALVAGAILAASCSSGDRPELSSSAEPGSGALSGSSTTSSDAATGTTVGGESSDTTAPDAPADVEPVDWRPCGDADCADLEVPLDYADPGGATISIAMARLAATGSTEERIGSIFVNFGGPGGEGTETIQSFTPFVPVELRQRFDIVSFDPRGVEDTSGLGCDDEIGDETTVLVDGDDGFDDEVAADRVVWDRVMACVASSPIVNDIGTVAVVNDLDMMRRAVGDDALTYLGFSYGTEIGWVYATLYPESVRAMVLDGAVPPAEGLVEETFGQLVAIDAAIKRWDTGCAQSPDCPLRDEGYERTILRLMDELEATPIPMSDGTTFGPVDLGNLVVGMTYLDQSDWGPTFVDAVAALDQGDVQQVAGIAEVFEGGSEEATFWSVLCADGSGVLSDGNYADLYAEALQLSPIVGQLPGGIFCDTYPGEIDGLPTLDTTGTPPLLVIGNTGDNATPYPDAVKLDELLADSVLLTYDGPGHTITFFDQCVDGIVVDYFIDLVTPAPGTRCGNQSKVGDGWFVPID, encoded by the coding sequence ATGCCCGCTCGTCCGCATCCGTTCTCGACCTCTCGCCGCTCCGAGATCCGGCCACTGCGGCGGATGGCCGCGCTGGTCGCCGGGGCGATCCTCGCAGCGTCGTGCTCCTCCGGTGATCGTCCGGAGTTGAGCAGCTCGGCCGAGCCGGGTTCCGGTGCGCTCAGTGGATCGTCGACGACCTCGTCCGACGCGGCGACCGGTACGACTGTCGGCGGCGAGTCGTCGGACACGACCGCACCCGACGCTCCAGCCGACGTGGAGCCCGTCGACTGGCGCCCCTGCGGCGACGCCGACTGTGCCGACCTCGAGGTGCCGCTCGACTACGCCGATCCCGGTGGCGCCACCATCTCGATCGCCATGGCCCGCCTCGCGGCCACTGGCTCAACCGAGGAACGGATCGGATCGATCTTCGTGAACTTCGGTGGACCGGGTGGCGAGGGGACCGAGACGATCCAGTCGTTCACACCGTTCGTCCCGGTGGAATTGCGTCAACGCTTCGACATCGTGTCGTTCGACCCGCGTGGCGTCGAGGACACCTCGGGTCTCGGTTGCGACGACGAGATCGGCGACGAGACCACGGTGCTGGTCGACGGCGACGATGGGTTCGATGACGAAGTCGCCGCCGATCGGGTCGTGTGGGACCGGGTCATGGCCTGCGTTGCGTCCAGCCCCATCGTGAACGACATCGGGACGGTCGCGGTGGTCAACGACCTCGACATGATGCGTCGAGCGGTTGGCGACGACGCGCTGACCTACCTCGGCTTCAGCTACGGCACCGAGATCGGGTGGGTCTATGCGACCCTCTACCCCGAGTCGGTGCGGGCGATGGTGCTCGACGGTGCGGTCCCACCGGCCGAAGGCCTCGTCGAGGAGACCTTCGGCCAGCTCGTCGCCATCGATGCGGCGATCAAGCGGTGGGACACCGGTTGTGCACAGTCGCCCGATTGCCCCCTGCGCGACGAGGGCTACGAGCGTACGATCCTGCGGCTGATGGACGAACTGGAGGCCACCCCGATCCCGATGTCCGACGGCACCACCTTCGGCCCGGTCGACCTCGGCAATCTCGTGGTCGGCATGACCTACCTCGACCAGAGCGACTGGGGTCCGACCTTCGTCGACGCCGTTGCCGCATTGGATCAGGGCGACGTACAACAGGTGGCCGGTATCGCCGAGGTGTTCGAGGGCGGCTCCGAGGAGGCCACCTTCTGGTCGGTGCTGTGCGCCGATGGATCGGGCGTATTGTCCGACGGCAACTACGCCGATCTGTACGCCGAGGCTCTGCAGCTGTCGCCGATCGTCGGTCAGCTTCCGGGTGGCATCTTCTGCGACACCTACCCCGGCGAGATCGACGGACTGCCGACGCTCGACACGACGGGCACGCCGCCGCTGCTCGTCATCGGCAACACCGGCGACAACGCAACGCCGTATCCCGACGCGGTGAAGCTCGACGAATTGTTGGCCGACAGTGTGCTGCTCACCTACGACGGGCCGGGCCACACCATCACGTTCTTCGACCAGTGCGTGGATGGCATCGTCGTCGACTACTTCATCGACCTGGTCACGCCCGCACCGGGCACCCGCTGTGGCAACCAGTCCAAGGTCGGCGACGGCTGGTTCGTGCCGATCGACTGA
- a CDS encoding enoyl-CoA hydratase-related protein produces the protein MAFTTLSYDVRDGVGHVRFTRPEGANAVNPALARDLRDVVIEIQFDDAVKAVSVTAEGKVFCAGGDLKEFNDAGDGLPTMASQMLVDFHAAINRMNRTPKPFVAGVGGAAGGAGMSLMSAFDLVVASETAKFTMAYTRAGVTPDGTSTYFISRHIGVRRMLDLTLTNRVLSAAEAESWGLVNRVVAPDEVDAQTAALAQQLADGASWALGMAKRIVYEGHDTSLEKAGELEAAVITESMGRHDGREGIAAFVEKRAANFTGQ, from the coding sequence ATGGCATTCACCACGCTCAGCTACGACGTCCGCGACGGCGTCGGCCACGTCCGGTTCACCCGCCCCGAGGGCGCCAACGCCGTCAACCCGGCACTGGCTCGCGATCTGCGAGACGTCGTCATCGAGATCCAGTTCGATGACGCGGTCAAGGCCGTCTCGGTCACGGCCGAAGGCAAGGTCTTCTGCGCCGGCGGCGACCTGAAGGAGTTCAACGACGCCGGCGACGGTCTTCCGACGATGGCATCGCAGATGCTCGTCGACTTCCACGCCGCCATCAACCGCATGAACCGCACCCCCAAGCCGTTCGTGGCCGGTGTCGGCGGTGCAGCGGGTGGCGCGGGCATGTCGCTCATGTCGGCCTTCGATCTCGTCGTCGCGTCCGAGACGGCGAAGTTCACCATGGCGTACACCCGGGCGGGAGTCACCCCCGACGGCACGTCGACCTACTTCATCTCCCGCCACATCGGCGTGCGGCGGATGCTCGACCTCACGCTCACCAACCGAGTGTTGTCGGCGGCCGAGGCCGAGTCGTGGGGTCTGGTCAACCGAGTCGTGGCGCCCGACGAGGTCGACGCGCAGACCGCGGCGTTGGCCCAGCAGTTGGCCGACGGCGCATCGTGGGCGCTCGGCATGGCCAAGCGCATCGTCTACGAGGGCCACGACACCTCACTCGAGAAGGCGGGCGAGCTCGAGGCTGCCGTCATCACCGAGTCGATGGGCCGTCACGACGGCCGCGAGGGCATCGCCGCCTTCGTCGAAAAGCGCGCCGCCAACTTCACCGGCCAATAG
- a CDS encoding zinc-binding dehydrogenase, with protein MQAVVLRNRELIVDDIAEPTPTEGQVLAKVLACGICGSDLHAAKHIDRMAAQGIGNPSPKRGRIDPSRDLVMGHEYCLEIVDLGPGSEHLSAAGTPLQVGDRVCSLPMSTARGIFQAVGYSNDMNGGYAERMAVDARMCLPVGTDVPTELAALTEPLAVGEHAVAKARLEPDSVPLVVGCGPVGLAVIVALRARGVGPIIASDFSPTRRALAAHLGADVVIDPGSESPYDTWATMCWPKGVDRHDPFNGFAGITAKPNVIFECVGVPGMIARVAEGAQRGTRIVVVGVCMEADQFEPFVGINKELEFQFVLGYTGEEFATTLAKISTASLPGIDALITGSVDLSGTPQAFTDLADPEQHVKILVRP; from the coding sequence ATGCAGGCCGTCGTGCTACGCAACCGAGAGCTGATCGTCGACGACATCGCCGAGCCCACGCCCACCGAAGGCCAGGTTCTGGCCAAGGTGTTGGCCTGCGGCATCTGTGGCAGCGACCTTCACGCCGCCAAGCACATCGACCGCATGGCCGCCCAGGGCATCGGGAACCCGAGCCCGAAGCGGGGCCGGATCGATCCCAGCCGAGATCTCGTGATGGGCCACGAGTACTGCCTCGAGATCGTCGACCTCGGGCCCGGGAGCGAACACCTCTCGGCTGCCGGTACCCCACTGCAGGTGGGCGATCGAGTCTGCTCCCTGCCGATGTCGACCGCCCGCGGCATCTTCCAGGCGGTCGGCTATTCCAACGACATGAACGGCGGCTATGCCGAACGGATGGCCGTCGATGCTCGCATGTGCCTGCCCGTCGGCACCGACGTCCCCACCGAGCTGGCGGCGCTCACCGAACCCCTGGCCGTCGGCGAGCACGCGGTGGCGAAGGCCCGGCTCGAACCCGACTCGGTCCCGCTCGTCGTCGGTTGCGGTCCGGTCGGACTCGCCGTCATCGTTGCCCTTCGGGCGCGAGGGGTCGGCCCCATCATTGCGTCGGACTTCTCCCCCACCCGTCGAGCCCTGGCTGCTCACCTCGGTGCCGACGTGGTGATCGATCCCGGCAGCGAATCGCCGTACGACACCTGGGCCACGATGTGCTGGCCCAAGGGAGTCGACCGTCACGACCCGTTCAACGGGTTCGCTGGGATCACGGCCAAGCCGAACGTGATCTTCGAGTGCGTGGGTGTGCCCGGCATGATCGCCCGAGTGGCCGAGGGCGCACAGCGCGGCACCCGCATCGTGGTGGTCGGTGTCTGCATGGAAGCCGACCAGTTCGAGCCGTTCGTCGGCATCAACAAGGAGCTCGAGTTCCAGTTCGTGCTGGGCTACACCGGCGAGGAGTTCGCCACCACGCTGGCCAAGATCTCCACGGCATCGTTGCCGGGGATCGACGCGCTGATCACCGGCTCGGTCGACCTGTCAGGCACACCGCAGGCGTTCACCGACCTCGCCGACCCCGAGCAACACGTGAAGATCCTCGTCCGCCCCTAG